A single genomic interval of Nostoc commune NIES-4072 harbors:
- a CDS encoding ABC transporter ATP-binding protein codes for MSIIIAENLTKSYPVAVKSPGIKGTINHFFRRTYRTIKAVQDVSFEIAPGEVVGFLGPNGAGKTTTLKMLTGLIHPSSGTVKVAGQIPFHRKEAFLQKITLVMGQKQQLIWDLPALDSLRINAAVYNISDKEFQRRVGELTEMLSLEGKLTQAVRKLSLGERMKAELLAALLHRPHVLFLDEPTLGLDVNAQVAVRDFLRDYNQRYQATVLLTSHYMADITALCQRVLLIHEGRLMYDGSLDGLLERFAPYREVHIELAQPLPIEKLMTYGDVQHLEGRSVHFMVSREALTRTVSQILTDLEVIDLTVTEPPVEEVIGRVFQAGVV; via the coding sequence ATGTCAATCATCATTGCTGAAAACCTGACTAAATCTTATCCAGTAGCAGTTAAAAGTCCGGGTATTAAAGGTACAATCAACCACTTTTTTCGCCGCACCTACCGCACAATTAAAGCAGTTCAGGATGTTTCCTTTGAAATTGCCCCTGGTGAGGTAGTGGGGTTTTTGGGCCCAAATGGTGCTGGTAAAACTACCACACTCAAAATGCTCACGGGGCTGATTCATCCCTCTAGCGGTACAGTCAAAGTTGCTGGACAAATTCCGTTTCATCGCAAAGAAGCATTTTTGCAAAAAATTACCTTGGTAATGGGGCAAAAGCAGCAGCTAATTTGGGACTTACCAGCACTGGATTCTTTGAGAATTAATGCTGCTGTATACAACATCTCTGATAAAGAGTTCCAACGGCGGGTGGGAGAACTAACAGAGATGCTTTCCCTAGAAGGCAAACTTACCCAAGCAGTACGGAAACTATCTTTGGGTGAACGGATGAAGGCAGAATTGCTAGCAGCACTTTTGCACCGTCCCCACGTATTATTCCTAGATGAACCAACGCTGGGACTAGATGTAAATGCTCAGGTAGCAGTGCGCGATTTTTTGCGCGACTACAATCAGCGTTATCAAGCTACAGTGCTGTTGACGAGTCATTACATGGCTGATATCACAGCTTTGTGTCAACGAGTGCTGTTGATTCACGAGGGAAGGCTAATGTATGACGGTAGTTTAGATGGACTACTAGAACGTTTTGCCCCATATCGGGAAGTTCATATAGAGTTAGCCCAACCTCTACCGATAGAAAAACTTATGACCTATGGTGATGTGCAACACTTAGAAGGGCGATCGGTGCATTTTATGGTATCTAGAGAGGCGCTCACCCGCACCGTTTCTCAGATTTTGACAGATTTGGAGGTAATTGATTTAACAGTTACTGAACCGCCTGTGGAAGAAGTGATTGGACGAGTTTTTCAGGCGGGTGTTGTGTAG
- a CDS encoding ABC transporter permease, with amino-acid sequence MKRIIRKALTLLSVYYAYMIEYRAELILWVLAGSLPIILMGVWIQAAQGGQFGLSPVDFARYFITVFIIRQLTVVWVIWEFEREVVEGKLSPKLLQPLDPGWHHVASHISERFARLTFAFLLVGLFFILYPQAFWVPSLSRFLLFILAAVLAFALRFTIQYTFAMFAFWTERASALENFWLLFYLFLSGLIAPLELFPEPVRKIVMFTPFPYLIDFPASLLVGLPVDIGRGFGSMVGWILVFLGANRFLWRAGLKRYSGMGA; translated from the coding sequence ATGAAGCGGATAATCAGAAAAGCCTTAACTTTGCTGTCAGTATACTACGCCTATATGATTGAGTATCGAGCAGAACTAATCTTATGGGTTTTGGCTGGGTCTTTGCCGATTATCCTTATGGGCGTCTGGATACAGGCAGCACAAGGGGGGCAGTTTGGGCTATCACCTGTAGATTTTGCTCGTTACTTCATCACAGTTTTCATAATTAGACAATTAACAGTTGTTTGGGTAATTTGGGAGTTTGAAAGAGAGGTAGTGGAAGGCAAGCTTTCGCCCAAGTTACTACAACCGCTCGACCCAGGATGGCATCACGTTGCATCTCATATTTCTGAAAGATTTGCTCGGCTAACGTTTGCTTTTCTATTAGTGGGATTATTTTTTATTCTTTATCCACAAGCTTTTTGGGTACCAAGTTTGAGTAGATTTTTGCTGTTTATATTGGCGGCGGTACTAGCTTTTGCTTTGCGGTTTACAATTCAGTACACTTTTGCCATGTTTGCCTTTTGGACAGAACGGGCTAGCGCTTTAGAAAATTTTTGGTTGTTGTTTTATCTATTTTTATCTGGTTTGATAGCACCTTTAGAGCTTTTTCCAGAACCTGTACGAAAAATAGTGATGTTTACGCCTTTTCCCTATTTAATCGATTTTCCTGCGAGTCTTTTGGTAGGGCTACCCGTGGATATAGGGCGAGGGTTTGGGTCAATGGTGGGATGGATATTAGTGTTTTTGGGTGCGAATCGCTTTCTTTGGCGTGCAGGTTTAAAGCGGTATTCTGGTATGGGAGCATGA